A window of the Agrococcus jejuensis genome harbors these coding sequences:
- the tilS gene encoding tRNA lysidine(34) synthetase TilS, with product MPSNDDRRPRLTPAVADTRRAVRESLAGLDEGSLVLVALSGGPDSLALAAATAFEGPRAGMRVGGVVVDHALQEGSAEIAETAAQQARDLGLDPVLVRRVTVDGHGGPEAAARQARYAALLKARAEVDAAAVLLGHTLDDQAETVLIGLARGSGPESLWGMHPAIGFLRRPFLTVRRADTKAACGDQGLEPWNDPHNHDDRFLRARIRDRVLPILDQELGGGVVEALTRTADQLREDAEALAHFAQEQIGDLVEHAEGGLSLHAGALASNPPALRQRIIRLAVQSEFHTSLTRQQTLEVSRLVTDWHGQGPIHLPGIRVAREGSLLLFTAA from the coding sequence ATGCCCTCGAACGACGACCGCCGCCCGCGGCTGACCCCCGCGGTCGCCGACACGCGTCGCGCCGTGCGTGAGTCGCTCGCCGGCCTCGACGAGGGATCGCTCGTGCTCGTGGCGCTCTCGGGCGGCCCCGACTCGCTCGCGCTCGCCGCGGCGACGGCCTTCGAGGGCCCTCGCGCCGGCATGCGCGTCGGCGGCGTCGTCGTCGACCACGCGCTGCAGGAGGGTTCGGCGGAGATCGCCGAGACCGCTGCGCAGCAGGCGCGCGACCTGGGCCTCGATCCCGTGCTCGTGCGCCGCGTGACGGTGGATGGCCACGGCGGCCCCGAGGCTGCCGCGCGCCAGGCCCGATACGCGGCACTGCTCAAGGCGCGCGCTGAGGTCGACGCGGCCGCGGTGCTGCTCGGGCACACGCTCGACGACCAGGCGGAGACCGTGCTCATCGGCCTCGCCCGCGGCTCGGGCCCCGAGAGCCTGTGGGGCATGCACCCCGCGATCGGCTTCCTGCGCCGCCCGTTCCTCACGGTGCGCCGCGCCGACACGAAGGCCGCGTGCGGCGACCAGGGCCTCGAGCCGTGGAACGACCCGCACAACCACGACGACCGCTTCCTGCGCGCTCGCATCCGCGACCGCGTGCTGCCGATCCTCGACCAGGAGCTCGGCGGCGGCGTCGTCGAGGCGCTCACGCGCACTGCCGACCAGCTGCGCGAGGACGCGGAGGCGCTCGCGCACTTCGCGCAGGAGCAGATCGGCGATCTCGTGGAGCATGCCGAGGGCGGCCTGTCGCTGCACGCCGGCGCGCTCGCGTCGAACCCGCCCGCCCTGCGCCAGCGCATCATCCGCCTCGCGGTGCAGAGCGAGTTCCACACGTCGCTCACCCGCCAGCAGACCCTCGAGGTCTCGCGACTCGTGACCGACTGGCACGGCCAGGGGCCCATCCACCTGCCGGGCATCCGCGTGGCGCGCGAGGGCTCGCTGCTGCTCTTCACCGCCGCCTGA
- a CDS encoding inorganic diphosphatase, producing MAAYDVVIEIPKGSRNKYEVDHETGRVYLDRVLFTTFVYPTDYGFFDETLGLDGDPVDALVLLDYSVPPGVFVKVRPVGQLNMEDDGGIDTKVICVLEKDPRWAHIQDIDDVPKQTRNEIEHFFVHYKDLEPGKWAKVGGWEGAAAAEATVQAGIAAYVPAAH from the coding sequence GTGGCCGCCTACGACGTCGTCATCGAGATCCCCAAGGGGAGCCGCAACAAGTACGAGGTCGACCACGAGACCGGTCGGGTCTACCTCGACCGCGTGCTCTTCACGACCTTCGTCTACCCGACCGACTACGGATTCTTCGACGAGACCCTCGGGCTCGACGGCGACCCCGTCGACGCCCTCGTGCTGCTCGACTACTCGGTGCCGCCCGGCGTCTTCGTCAAGGTGCGCCCCGTCGGCCAGCTGAACATGGAGGACGACGGCGGCATCGACACGAAGGTCATCTGCGTGCTCGAGAAGGACCCGCGCTGGGCCCACATCCAGGACATCGACGACGTGCCGAAGCAGACGCGCAACGAGATCGAGCACTTCTTCGTGCACTACAAGGACCTCGAGCCCGGCAAGTGGGCCAAGGTCGGCGGCTGGGAGGGCGCGGCTGCGGCCGAGGCCACCGTGCAGGCCGGCATCGCGGCCTACGTGCCCGCCGCGCACTGA
- a CDS encoding M23 family metallopeptidase: protein MQSIAQPQRRPSRLRLGIVAAIAVTTLAITIVTPGSPAQAEDAWGFPTWNEVEAARNDVSSQQAQIGEIRDLISRLESEQAAAEALANQRAGEAAQAQERYDEAAFTASQLEEQAAAAQRVAEDSQRAASQLAAQLARTGGAGDLSVELFANPGSADEWLYRLSLLDSAASTADTLYTQAQQDANTASSLQDQASVARDERQRLSDEANAALEAATAAAAEAAAAVDRTNAHKAELEAQLSVLEENRAATEADYNAGQNWYAYLAEQERLRQERERQEREAAAAAAAAAAAAAAAQNGGGGGGGGGYVGPGTSASGWTTPHYGRISSTFGWRTDPVTGSFSKLHAGADIVAGCGTPIYSMAAGTVAVRGQDSYGANMIWIDHGGGVQSRYYHMAAPSPLGYGQSVAAGQVIGYEGSTGWSTGCHLHFEVRIGGVAQDPLAFLRARGVNI from the coding sequence ATGCAGAGCATCGCGCAGCCGCAGCGACGTCCGTCGCGACTGCGCCTCGGCATCGTCGCCGCCATCGCCGTCACCACGCTCGCGATCACGATCGTGACGCCCGGCAGCCCGGCGCAGGCTGAGGATGCGTGGGGCTTCCCGACGTGGAACGAGGTCGAGGCGGCACGCAACGACGTCTCGTCGCAGCAGGCGCAGATCGGCGAGATCCGCGACCTCATCTCGCGGCTCGAGTCCGAGCAGGCTGCCGCGGAGGCGCTCGCGAACCAGCGCGCCGGCGAGGCCGCGCAGGCGCAGGAGCGCTACGACGAGGCCGCCTTCACGGCATCGCAGCTCGAGGAGCAGGCTGCGGCCGCCCAGCGCGTCGCCGAGGACTCGCAGCGCGCGGCATCGCAGCTCGCGGCCCAGCTCGCCCGCACGGGAGGTGCAGGCGACCTCAGCGTCGAGCTCTTCGCGAACCCGGGCAGCGCCGACGAGTGGCTCTACCGTCTGAGCCTGCTCGACAGCGCCGCGTCGACGGCCGACACGCTCTACACGCAGGCGCAGCAGGATGCGAACACCGCGTCGTCGCTGCAGGACCAGGCGAGCGTCGCCCGCGACGAGCGCCAGCGCCTCAGCGACGAGGCCAACGCCGCGCTCGAGGCCGCGACCGCCGCAGCCGCCGAGGCCGCAGCGGCCGTCGACCGCACGAACGCGCACAAGGCCGAGCTCGAGGCGCAGCTGAGCGTGCTCGAGGAGAACCGCGCAGCGACCGAGGCCGACTACAACGCCGGCCAGAACTGGTACGCCTACCTCGCCGAGCAGGAGCGCCTGCGCCAGGAGCGCGAGCGCCAGGAGCGCGAGGCCGCCGCGGCTGCGGCAGCCGCCGCAGCAGCAGCGGCAGCCGCCCAGAACGGCGGCGGAGGCGGTGGCGGCGGTGGCTACGTCGGCCCGGGCACCTCGGCGAGCGGCTGGACGACCCCGCACTACGGCCGCATCTCGTCGACCTTCGGCTGGCGCACCGACCCCGTGACGGGCTCGTTCTCGAAGCTGCACGCGGGCGCGGACATCGTCGCCGGCTGCGGCACGCCGATCTACTCGATGGCCGCGGGCACCGTCGCCGTGCGCGGTCAGGACTCGTACGGCGCCAACATGATCTGGATCGACCACGGTGGTGGCGTGCAGTCGCGGTACTACCACATGGCCGCGCCGTCGCCGCTGGGCTACGGCCAGTCGGTCGCCGCCGGCCAGGTCATCGGCTACGAGGGCTCGACCGGCTGGTCGACGGGCTGCCACCTGCACTTCGAGGTCCGCATCGGCGGCGTCGCGCAGGACCCGCTCGCGTTCCTCCGCGCACGCGGCGTCAACATCTGA
- a CDS encoding DUF1653 domain-containing protein, with protein MTDEPTPGQYAHFKGAPYEVLEVATHSETGERVVVYRQGYGDRALWVRPVAMWSERVQRDGYDGPRFRRVEPDAS; from the coding sequence ATGACCGACGAGCCGACGCCCGGGCAGTACGCGCACTTCAAGGGCGCGCCCTACGAGGTGCTCGAGGTCGCGACGCACTCCGAGACCGGCGAGCGCGTCGTCGTCTACCGGCAGGGCTACGGCGACCGCGCGCTGTGGGTGCGGCCCGTCGCGATGTGGTCGGAGCGCGTCCAGCGCGACGGCTACGACGGCCCGCGGTTCCGGCGCGTCGAGCCCGACGCATCCTGA
- a CDS encoding 1-acyl-sn-glycerol-3-phosphate acyltransferase — protein MPVRRAIARTYWRLSRWTHVRESPEVHGSRIVIGAPHTSNWDFVLMLAIAWDLGISPRFLGKHQLFRGPAGWIMRRLGGIPVDRRDPSRIVDEVVALIEHGEEIVLVVTPEGTRGTGTHWRSGFHRIAVATGLPVTLGYPDVTTMTAGLGPTFSLTGDVSKDMDRIRAFYADKAGVRPELRTEPRLRSEDAVPA, from the coding sequence ATGCCCGTCCGGCGGGCGATCGCCAGGACGTACTGGCGCCTCAGCCGATGGACCCACGTGCGCGAGAGCCCCGAGGTGCACGGCTCGCGCATCGTCATCGGCGCCCCGCACACGTCGAACTGGGACTTCGTGCTCATGCTCGCGATCGCGTGGGACCTCGGCATCAGCCCGCGGTTCCTCGGCAAGCACCAGCTGTTCCGCGGACCGGCGGGCTGGATCATGCGTCGCCTCGGCGGCATCCCCGTCGACCGTCGCGATCCGTCGCGCATCGTCGACGAGGTCGTAGCGCTCATCGAGCACGGCGAGGAGATCGTGCTCGTGGTCACGCCGGAGGGCACGCGCGGCACGGGCACGCACTGGCGCTCGGGCTTCCACCGCATCGCGGTGGCGACGGGTCTGCCCGTCACGCTCGGCTACCCCGACGTCACGACGATGACGGCGGGCCTCGGCCCCACGTTCTCGCTCACAGGCGACGTGTCGAAGGACATGGACCGCATCCGCGCGTTCTACGCCGACAAGGCGGGCGTGCGCCCCGAGCTGCGCACCGAGCCGCGCCTGCGCAGCGAGGACGCCGTCCCCGCTTGA
- a CDS encoding SHOCT domain-containing protein, translated as MFTTITQAAPVLAEQVTRWGPGGGPLWGFGFLIPLLWIALIVTFVLLFRRSMRRRPFVHAAAAGEQALATRFANGDIDETEYRSRLAVLRAERDRR; from the coding sequence ATGTTCACCACCATCACGCAGGCAGCGCCCGTGCTCGCGGAGCAGGTCACGCGCTGGGGACCCGGCGGCGGCCCGCTCTGGGGCTTCGGCTTCCTCATCCCGCTGCTCTGGATCGCGCTCATCGTCACGTTCGTGCTGCTGTTCCGCCGCTCGATGCGGCGCCGCCCGTTCGTGCACGCCGCGGCGGCGGGGGAGCAGGCGCTCGCGACCCGCTTCGCGAACGGCGACATCGACGAGACCGAGTACCGCTCGCGCCTCGCGGTGCTGCGCGCGGAGCGCGACCGCCGCTGA
- a CDS encoding response regulator: MIRVAIVDDQALIRAGLHALVESEGDMQVVGEAATGEAAVALVRAERPDVVLMDIRMPGRDGLWATRQIVADAALAATRIVVVTTFELDELVGDAIVAGASGYVVKDADPVDLLRAVRVAAEGDALLSPSVTRRLLDRVAQGIRPVDDAPLAELTEREREVLALVGEGLTNEEIAGRLFLSPLTTKTHVSRMMGKLGARDRVRLVVLAYETGLVRPGWSQG, encoded by the coding sequence ATGATCCGCGTCGCGATCGTCGACGACCAGGCGCTCATCCGCGCCGGCCTGCACGCGCTCGTCGAGTCCGAGGGCGACATGCAGGTCGTCGGCGAGGCAGCCACGGGCGAGGCGGCCGTGGCGCTCGTGCGCGCCGAGCGGCCCGACGTCGTGCTCATGGACATCCGCATGCCCGGCCGCGACGGCCTGTGGGCGACACGGCAGATCGTCGCCGACGCTGCCCTCGCCGCGACGCGCATCGTCGTCGTGACGACGTTCGAGCTCGACGAGCTCGTAGGCGATGCGATCGTCGCGGGCGCGAGCGGCTACGTCGTGAAGGATGCCGACCCCGTCGACCTGCTGCGCGCCGTGCGCGTGGCCGCCGAGGGGGATGCGCTGCTCAGCCCGTCGGTCACCCGGCGCCTGCTCGACCGCGTCGCGCAGGGCATCCGCCCCGTCGACGACGCCCCGCTCGCCGAGCTCACGGAGCGGGAGCGCGAGGTGCTCGCCCTCGTCGGCGAGGGGCTCACGAACGAGGAGATCGCCGGCCGCCTCTTCCTCAGCCCCCTCACGACGAAGACGCACGTGTCGCGCATGATGGGCAAGCTCGGCGCCCGCGACCGCGTGCGCCTCGTCGTGCTCGCGTACGAGACGGGCCTCGTGCGCCCCGGGTGGTCGCAGGGCTGA
- a CDS encoding sensor histidine kinase has protein sequence MPHLRPSRLAIVGAVVSFVLVTSAGIGRVAVLSRMDATWRQVELAHLVPAFAVASIGAGAVASLGLLAIDRWPRAATLVVVVAATATWILVPWPPPLGALPYAFAIVLAVRRGAAMWAVGGIVGSLTVTVVAIAVTGLSRGWIVGTVMTCVALTIVLVISTARRARREQDRVAREQADEQARTRHAREREAMARELHDVLAHSLSSISVQANVALHLADREPARATEALSTIRDTSRQALDDVRHMLGVLRGEADGPLVPEASLDALDAIVASATGMGIRVELDDALHPRPSTATQSAIVRIVREALTNAARHAPGAHVTVSLAREADAVRAAIVDDGPASAGQSSPGAGTGILGMRERAALLGGTLDAAPRGRGFAVVATFPEGLA, from the coding sequence ATGCCGCACCTGCGCCCGTCGAGACTCGCGATCGTGGGCGCCGTCGTCTCGTTCGTGCTCGTCACGAGCGCCGGCATCGGCCGCGTCGCGGTCCTCTCGCGCATGGATGCCACGTGGCGCCAGGTCGAGCTCGCGCACCTCGTCCCCGCCTTCGCCGTCGCGAGCATCGGCGCCGGCGCCGTCGCATCCCTCGGCCTCCTCGCGATCGACCGCTGGCCGCGCGCCGCGACGCTCGTCGTGGTCGTCGCGGCGACGGCGACGTGGATCCTCGTGCCGTGGCCGCCGCCGCTCGGCGCCCTGCCGTACGCGTTCGCGATCGTGCTCGCCGTGCGCCGCGGCGCCGCGATGTGGGCGGTCGGCGGCATCGTCGGCTCCCTCACCGTCACGGTCGTCGCGATCGCCGTCACGGGGCTGTCGCGCGGCTGGATCGTCGGCACCGTCATGACGTGCGTCGCGCTCACGATCGTGCTCGTGATCTCGACCGCGAGGCGTGCCCGTCGCGAGCAGGATCGCGTGGCTCGCGAGCAGGCCGACGAGCAGGCGCGCACGCGCCACGCACGCGAGCGGGAGGCGATGGCGCGCGAGCTGCACGACGTGCTCGCCCACTCCCTGTCGTCGATCTCGGTGCAGGCCAACGTCGCGCTGCACCTCGCCGACCGCGAGCCCGCGCGCGCGACCGAGGCGCTCTCGACCATCCGCGACACGAGCAGGCAGGCGCTCGACGACGTGCGCCACATGCTCGGCGTGCTGCGCGGCGAGGCCGACGGGCCGCTCGTGCCCGAGGCGAGCCTCGACGCGCTCGACGCCATCGTCGCGAGCGCGACCGGCATGGGCATCCGCGTCGAGCTCGACGATGCGCTGCACCCGCGGCCGTCGACCGCGACCCAGTCGGCGATCGTGCGCATCGTGCGCGAGGCCCTCACGAACGCCGCCCGCCACGCGCCCGGCGCGCACGTGACGGTGTCGCTGGCGCGCGAGGCGGATGCGGTGCGCGCCGCGATCGTCGACGACGGCCCCGCATCGGCGGGCCAGTCGAGCCCGGGCGCTGGCACGGGCATCCTCGGCATGCGCGAGCGCGCGGCCCTGCTCGGCGGCACGCTCGACGCCGCCCCGCGCGGCCGCGGCTTCGCGGTCGTCGCCACGTTCCCGGAAGGGCTCGCATGA
- a CDS encoding isopenicillin N synthase family dioxygenase, giving the protein MANLPVLDLSELDRGEASAASFRTRLREATRDVGFLYLVGHGIDPDLQSRVHGLARAFFALPEEQKLAIENVGSPQFRGYTRVGGERTEGKVDWREQIDIGPERAAGDRDGADYWRLEGPNLWPDALPELQVVIDEWHDRLRDVGRRLLAAWAESLGAPADVFDAAFADPFTLIKVVRYPGSDAGRAGQGVGAHKDSGVLTLLWVEPGKDGLQVEVDGEWVDAPPIEGAFVVNIGELLEHATGGYLQATRHRVLSPPAGSDRVSIPFFFNPALDAQIPLLDLPPELAADARGVSQDPTNPIHSTYGENALKSRLRAHPDVAAIHHADLVAARAAAA; this is encoded by the coding sequence ATGGCGAACCTCCCCGTCCTCGACCTCTCCGAACTCGACCGCGGCGAGGCATCCGCCGCGTCGTTCCGCACCCGCCTGCGCGAGGCGACGCGCGACGTCGGCTTCCTCTACCTCGTCGGCCACGGCATCGACCCCGACCTGCAGAGCCGCGTGCACGGGCTCGCCCGCGCGTTCTTCGCGCTGCCCGAGGAGCAGAAGCTCGCCATCGAGAACGTCGGCAGCCCGCAGTTCCGCGGCTACACGCGCGTCGGCGGCGAGCGCACGGAGGGCAAGGTCGACTGGCGCGAGCAGATCGACATCGGCCCCGAGCGCGCGGCGGGCGACCGCGACGGCGCCGACTACTGGCGCCTCGAGGGCCCGAACCTGTGGCCCGACGCGCTGCCCGAGCTGCAGGTCGTGATCGACGAGTGGCACGACCGGCTGCGCGACGTCGGCAGGCGACTGCTCGCCGCATGGGCCGAGTCGCTCGGCGCTCCCGCCGACGTCTTCGACGCTGCGTTCGCCGACCCCTTCACGCTCATCAAGGTCGTGCGCTACCCCGGCTCCGACGCCGGCCGTGCGGGCCAGGGCGTCGGTGCCCACAAGGACTCGGGCGTGCTGACGCTGCTGTGGGTCGAGCCGGGCAAGGACGGCCTGCAGGTCGAGGTCGACGGCGAGTGGGTGGATGCGCCGCCCATCGAGGGCGCGTTCGTCGTGAACATCGGCGAGCTGCTCGAGCACGCCACCGGCGGCTACCTGCAGGCGACGCGCCACCGCGTGCTGTCGCCGCCGGCCGGCAGCGACCGCGTCTCGATCCCGTTCTTCTTCAACCCGGCGCTCGACGCGCAGATCCCGCTGCTCGACCTGCCGCCCGAGCTCGCCGCCGACGCGCGCGGCGTCTCGCAGGACCCGACGAACCCCATCCACTCGACCTACGGCGAGAACGCCCTGAAGTCGCGCCTGCGCGCGCATCCCGACGTCGCAGCGATCCACCACGCCGACCTCGTCGCCGCCCGGGCTGCGGCCGCGTGA
- a CDS encoding pyridoxal phosphate-dependent aminotransferase, with amino-acid sequence MPRIAHHIDAVPASGIRRVFEIALQLDDVAMLAVGEPDQPVAQHILDAGAAAWLADDTSYGPNGGLPALRDAFVEQQRREQRVELDRERVWVTVGGTQAIHLAMTLVLQPDDEVLVPDPGYTTFSMAPAMLSAHAVPYALQSPAFLPDVDAIRALVTDRTRAIVLNTPSNPLGVVLPRETIQAILDLAREHDLWVVSDEVYEHLVWAGEHVSPQALDVDGRVLGVHSVSKSYAMTGARVGFLTVPSGLAERMRTLQEAIISCVASPDQRAALAALTGPQDAVAVAREHYRANLELAASILAEAGIPHLVPAGAMYLWIDVSHASGGDVAAWAERLLLQDRVAVAPGSAFGRSGEGWVRVCLAARPETLERGLRALPPARS; translated from the coding sequence GTGCCCCGCATCGCCCATCACATCGACGCCGTGCCCGCCTCGGGCATCCGCCGCGTCTTCGAGATCGCGCTGCAGCTCGACGACGTCGCCATGCTGGCCGTCGGCGAGCCCGACCAGCCCGTCGCGCAGCACATCCTCGACGCCGGCGCCGCGGCCTGGCTCGCCGACGACACGTCGTACGGACCCAACGGCGGCCTGCCCGCGCTGCGCGACGCCTTCGTCGAGCAGCAGCGCCGCGAGCAGCGCGTCGAGCTCGACCGCGAGCGCGTGTGGGTCACCGTCGGCGGCACGCAGGCCATCCACCTCGCCATGACGCTCGTGCTGCAGCCTGACGACGAGGTGCTCGTGCCCGACCCCGGCTACACGACCTTCTCGATGGCGCCCGCGATGCTGTCGGCGCACGCGGTGCCGTACGCGCTGCAGTCGCCCGCGTTCCTGCCCGACGTCGACGCCATCCGCGCGCTCGTCACCGATCGCACGCGGGCGATCGTGCTCAACACGCCCTCGAACCCGCTCGGCGTCGTGCTGCCGCGCGAGACGATCCAGGCGATCCTCGACCTCGCGCGCGAGCACGACCTGTGGGTCGTGAGCGACGAGGTCTACGAGCACCTCGTGTGGGCGGGCGAGCACGTGAGCCCGCAGGCGCTCGACGTCGACGGGCGCGTGCTCGGCGTGCACTCGGTGTCGAAGTCGTACGCGATGACGGGTGCTCGCGTCGGGTTCCTCACCGTGCCGTCGGGGCTCGCCGAGCGGATGCGCACGCTGCAGGAGGCGATCATCTCGTGCGTCGCCTCGCCCGATCAGCGGGCGGCGCTCGCTGCGCTCACGGGACCGCAGGATGCCGTGGCCGTCGCGCGCGAGCACTACCGCGCGAACCTCGAGCTCGCGGCGAGCATCCTCGCCGAGGCGGGCATCCCGCACCTCGTGCCGGCCGGCGCGATGTACCTGTGGATCGACGTGTCCCACGCGTCGGGCGGCGACGTCGCGGCGTGGGCCGAGCGGCTGCTGCTGCAGGATCGCGTCGCCGTCGCGCCCGGCTCGGCGTTCGGGCGCTCGGGCGAGGGCTGGGTCCGCGTCTGCCTCGCCGCGCGCCCCGAGACGCTCGAGCGCGGCCTCCGAGCCCTCCCGCCCGCGCGGAGTTGA
- a CDS encoding tetrahydrofolate dehydrogenase/cyclohydrolase catalytic domain-containing protein: MTAIVVDPSEVARAYRDEVRASVSALAERDRSLRVVGILSQADGPAATYARYAVKGCEAVGIAMEVRHVAPDQVEAAIAAANADPSVDGIFLYYPLIDPIADRWLRELVDPRKDIEGMHSFWSRLLYENRRFVDDAGAHRAILPCTPLAILKLLQHAGMRGEGSEAPLEGLTACVINRSDIVGRPLAAMLANDGARVHSLDVHGSLVLEPAIGRHTHDVRDSTATRAEALAEADVVVSAVPAAAFEPITGAELKPGALLVNVAERRNFDESAMEVASAFVPRVGPLTVTMATRNLVRLVETLGS; encoded by the coding sequence ATGACCGCCATCGTCGTCGACCCGTCCGAGGTCGCCCGCGCCTACCGCGACGAGGTGCGCGCCTCCGTCTCCGCGCTCGCCGAGCGCGACCGCTCGCTGCGCGTCGTCGGCATCCTCAGCCAGGCCGACGGCCCCGCCGCGACCTACGCGCGCTACGCCGTGAAGGGCTGCGAGGCCGTGGGCATCGCGATGGAGGTGCGGCACGTCGCGCCCGACCAGGTGGAGGCGGCCATCGCGGCCGCGAACGCCGACCCGAGCGTCGACGGCATCTTCCTCTACTACCCGCTCATCGATCCGATCGCCGACCGCTGGCTGCGCGAGCTCGTCGACCCGCGCAAGGACATCGAGGGCATGCACTCGTTCTGGAGCCGCCTGCTCTACGAGAACCGCCGCTTCGTCGACGACGCCGGCGCGCACCGCGCGATCCTGCCGTGCACGCCGCTCGCGATCCTCAAGCTGCTGCAGCACGCGGGGATGCGGGGCGAGGGCTCGGAGGCGCCGCTCGAGGGGCTCACGGCGTGCGTCATCAACCGCTCCGACATCGTCGGCCGCCCGCTCGCGGCGATGCTCGCGAACGACGGCGCGCGCGTGCACTCGCTCGACGTGCACGGCTCGCTCGTGCTCGAGCCGGCCATCGGCCGCCACACGCACGACGTGCGCGACTCGACGGCGACGCGCGCCGAGGCGCTCGCAGAGGCGGATGTGGTCGTGTCGGCCGTGCCCGCCGCCGCGTTCGAGCCGATCACGGGTGCCGAGCTGAAGCCGGGCGCGCTGCTCGTGAACGTCGCCGAGCGCCGCAACTTCGACGAGTCGGCGATGGAGGTCGCGTCGGCGTTCGTGCCGCGCGTCGGCCCGCTCACCGTGACGATGGCGACCCGCAACCTCGTGCGCCTCGTGGAGACGCTGGGCAGCTGA
- a CDS encoding cyclodeaminase/cyclohydrolase family protein has product MSESLWAASGDELLRRTASADPTPGGGSIAAHAASLGAGLVLMAIDVTLGAKGTDEDAAAALREARGRGEGILATLHAAVDADVEVFEALMDAYRMPRGDDAERADRTAAIRVETVVATVAPLDVADAALEAVAFSVAVEPLVKPGVRSDVLAGRDLLLGAARAAIRTADVNLAGLDGEPALHERRQRAWDAIVTALQSEESA; this is encoded by the coding sequence GTGAGCGAGAGTCTGTGGGCCGCGTCCGGCGACGAGCTGCTGCGGCGCACCGCATCCGCCGATCCGACGCCCGGCGGCGGCTCGATCGCCGCCCACGCGGCGTCGCTCGGCGCAGGCCTCGTGCTCATGGCGATCGACGTCACGCTCGGCGCGAAGGGCACCGACGAGGATGCCGCCGCAGCGCTGCGCGAGGCGCGCGGGCGCGGCGAGGGCATCCTCGCCACGCTGCACGCCGCCGTCGACGCCGACGTCGAGGTGTTCGAGGCGCTCATGGACGCGTACCGGATGCCGCGCGGCGACGACGCCGAGCGCGCCGACCGCACCGCCGCCATCCGCGTCGAGACGGTCGTCGCGACCGTCGCGCCGCTCGACGTCGCGGATGCGGCGCTCGAGGCCGTCGCGTTCTCGGTCGCGGTCGAGCCGCTCGTGAAGCCGGGCGTGCGCAGCGACGTGCTCGCCGGCCGCGACCTGCTGCTGGGCGCCGCACGCGCGGCGATCCGCACCGCCGACGTCAACCTCGCGGGCCTCGATGGCGAGCCCGCGCTCCACGAGCGCAGGCAGCGCGCGTGGGACGCCATCGTCACCGCCCTGCAGAGCGAGGAATCCGCATGA